The following nucleotide sequence is from Calidithermus timidus DSM 17022.
TCCAGGATGTCCGAGCGTTCGCCGTCGTACTCGAAGTCCTTGAAGTTGACGGCCTGGCTGCCCGAAGCGTAGACGCTCACCGGGCGCGAGGCGGCAAACAGGTTGAACAGATCGAAGTAGTGGCAGCACTTCTCCACCAGGGTGCCGCCCGAGTACTTGGAGAACTTGTTCCACTGCTTGACCTTGTCCAGAAAGGGCTCGCGGTGTTCCATGATGGTCAGGGTCTTGATCTCGCCCAGGCTGCGCCGCACTTTGGCCTCGTGGATGGCCTCGACGTAGATGGGCTTGTAGCGGTATTGCAGCCCGATCTGTAGCACCTTGGGGTAGTTTTGCGCGATTTGCCATATTTCGTAAGCATCGCGCAGGTTGGTGGCCATGGGCTTTTCCAGCAGGATGTGCTTGCCCGATTGCACCGCCACCTTGAGCACCTCCAGGTGGGTGTGGTTGGGGGTGCAGATAATCAGGCCGTCCACCGCCGGGTCGTTGCAGGCGGCCTCGAGGCTGTCGTAGACCACCAGGGGCTCCTGGGAGAACTCAGCCTTGACGCGCTTGGCACCCTCGACGCTGGAGGGGTTGGGGTCGTAGACGCCGTGGACGGTGCAGCGCCCCTCGAGCAGCGTCACCCGGATGTGCTCCTGCCCGTTCACCCCCACCCCGATCACGTTGAAGCGGTACTTGAGGGGGCCGGGGTTCATCAGGAAGCGATCCTCCATGGGCACGTAGGCGAATTTCGGCATCAGCGCGTGGAGGCGATTGGCGAACTCCTTGTTTTTCTTCACGGGGCAATTATAAATCTTAGATTCAAAAATAGCCCACCGGTAGAATCAGGTGTTCGAAAGGAGGCCCCAGATGCCCTACGTCTTAGCCCTGGACCAGGGAACCACTTCCAGCCGCGCCATCGTCTTCGACCTCGAGGGAAAGCCGCTGGCTCAGGCCCAGCAGGAGTTCACCCAGCACTTTCCCCAGCCTGGCCTTGTCGAGCACGACCCCCTGGAGATCTGGCAGTCGCAGCTCCAGACCGCCCGCGAGGCCATCCGGCGTTCCGGGGTGGCGCCCTCCCAGCTCGTGGCCATCGGCATCACCAACCAGCGCGAGACGGTGGTGCTTTGGGAACGCGCGACGGGCAAGCCGGTGTACCGGGCCATCGTCTGGCAGGACCGGCGCAGCGCGGGAATCTGTGAGGAGCTCAAGGCCCACGGCTACGAGGAGGTCTTCCGCCAGAAGAGCGGGCTGGTGCTGGACCCCTACTTCTCGGGTACCAAGCTCAAGTGGCTGCTGGACGAGATTCCGGGCCTGCGCGAGCGGGCGGGGAAGGGCGAGCTGTGCTTTGGCACCGTCGATTCCTGGCTGATCTACAACCTCACCGGCGGCCAGGTGCACGCCACCGACGTCTCCAACGCCTCGCGCACCCTGCTGTTCAACCTGCAGACCCTCGAGTGGGACCCCCACCTGCTGGGGGTGCTGGGCATCCCCAAGGCGCTGCTGCCGCAGGTGCGGCCCTCGGCGGGGGTCTACGGCCACACCGTGGCCGAGCTGCTGGGGGCTTCCATCCCCATCGCGGGCGTGGCGGGCGACCAGCAGGCTGCGCTCTTTGGGCAGGCCTGCTTCAAGGCGGGTATGGCCAAGAACACCTACGGCACGGGATGCTTTCTGCTGATGAACACTGGCCACAAACCGGTGGCTTCGCAGCGGGGCCTGCTGACGACGGTGGCCTGGCAGCTCGAGGGGGAGCGACCCGAGTACGCGCTCGAGGGCAGCGTCTTCATCGCGGGGGCGGTGGTGCAGTGGCTGCGCGATGGGCTGGGCATCATCCAGAAATCCAGCGAGGTCGAGGCCCTGGCCAAGAGCGTGCCCCACACCGATGGGGTCTACCTGGTTCCGGCCTTCGTAGGGTTGGGCGCGCCCTACTGGGACGCCTATGCGCGGGGCACCATTGTGGGGCTCACGCGGGGCAGCACCA
It contains:
- a CDS encoding Gfo/Idh/MocA family protein, whose protein sequence is MKKNKEFANRLHALMPKFAYVPMEDRFLMNPGPLKYRFNVIGVGVNGQEHIRVTLLEGRCTVHGVYDPNPSSVEGAKRVKAEFSQEPLVVYDSLEAACNDPAVDGLIICTPNHTHLEVLKVAVQSGKHILLEKPMATNLRDAYEIWQIAQNYPKVLQIGLQYRYKPIYVEAIHEAKVRRSLGEIKTLTIMEHREPFLDKVKQWNKFSKYSGGTLVEKCCHYFDLFNLFAASRPVSVYASGSQAVNFKDFEYDGERSDILDNAFVIVEYENGVRANFNLCMFAPMVYEELVICGDEGRLKASEGVNGQAYSKWENYLEVIALPDRTSRTMTPSYPALIEESGHSGATYYEHLRFIEAMDGQPSTAATPEEGFWSVVVGVAAEESVKRGEKVRVRELLEANGLGHLG
- the glpK gene encoding glycerol kinase GlpK, whose translation is MPYVLALDQGTTSSRAIVFDLEGKPLAQAQQEFTQHFPQPGLVEHDPLEIWQSQLQTAREAIRRSGVAPSQLVAIGITNQRETVVLWERATGKPVYRAIVWQDRRSAGICEELKAHGYEEVFRQKSGLVLDPYFSGTKLKWLLDEIPGLRERAGKGELCFGTVDSWLIYNLTGGQVHATDVSNASRTLLFNLQTLEWDPHLLGVLGIPKALLPQVRPSAGVYGHTVAELLGASIPIAGVAGDQQAALFGQACFKAGMAKNTYGTGCFLLMNTGHKPVASQRGLLTTVAWQLEGERPEYALEGSVFIAGAVVQWLRDGLGIIQKSSEVEALAKSVPHTDGVYLVPAFVGLGAPYWDAYARGTIVGLTRGSTKAHIARAAIEAIAYQARDLVGAMEADSGLRLSELRVDGGASVNDMLMQFQADILGRAVLRPQVTETTALGAAYLAAIGVGALSKAQIAERWAVDRRFEPQMSEEERSRLYAGWQKAVERARGWAL